In Streptomyces sp. 840.1, one DNA window encodes the following:
- a CDS encoding carbohydrate ABC transporter permease, whose product MTTTAQLTPRALPPRRTPRSLGGISARTAVTVALAAYAVVSLYPFLWMVSAAFKTNSEVVSGGHLIPHHPTLQTLSDTWNKLDFFEYFTNSLKVTVLTTVLVVVVYAAASYAFAVLRFPGRRLFYRLFLALLFVPGVVTLLPIVLLESRLDILGTHWGLILPFVNGSAPLAVLMLTNAFNTVPVELREAARMDGAGELRIFARIYLPLARPALVTIALLTAIPTWNEYQLTRISLNDPHTYTLPIALQAMQSESVVQYNSLMAAALIMVVPVIILFLCAQRYFVNGLMGAVKG is encoded by the coding sequence ATGACCACGACCGCCCAGCTCACTCCCCGGGCGCTTCCGCCCCGCCGCACCCCGCGGTCGCTCGGCGGGATCAGCGCCCGGACCGCGGTGACGGTGGCGCTGGCCGCCTACGCCGTGGTCAGCCTCTACCCCTTCCTGTGGATGGTCTCGGCCGCCTTCAAGACCAACAGCGAGGTCGTCTCCGGCGGCCATCTCATCCCGCACCACCCCACCCTGCAGACGCTGTCCGACACGTGGAACAAGCTCGACTTCTTCGAGTACTTCACCAACAGCCTGAAGGTGACGGTGCTGACCACCGTCCTGGTGGTCGTCGTGTACGCGGCGGCCTCCTACGCCTTCGCGGTTCTCCGCTTCCCCGGCCGGCGCCTCTTCTACCGCCTCTTCCTGGCCCTGCTGTTCGTGCCGGGGGTGGTGACCCTGCTGCCGATCGTGCTGCTGGAGAGCCGGCTCGACATCCTGGGCACCCACTGGGGACTCATCCTCCCCTTCGTCAACGGCAGCGCCCCGCTGGCCGTGCTGATGCTCACCAACGCCTTCAACACCGTCCCCGTCGAACTGCGCGAGGCGGCCCGGATGGACGGGGCGGGCGAGCTGCGCATCTTCGCCCGTATCTACCTTCCGCTGGCCCGTCCGGCGCTGGTCACCATCGCGCTGCTCACGGCGATCCCGACCTGGAACGAGTACCAGCTCACCCGGATCTCGCTCAACGACCCGCACACCTACACCCTGCCGATCGCCCTCCAGGCGATGCAGTCGGAGAGCGTCGTCCAGTACAACTCGCTGATGGCCGCCGCGCTGATCATGGTGGTCCCCGTGATCATCCTGTTCCTCTGCGCCCAGCGCTACTTCGTCAACGGTCTGATGGGAGCGGTCAAGGGATGA
- a CDS encoding MMPL family transporter, with amino-acid sequence MRRNLAARIGVWSAHHRKTAILGWLLFVVLAAGIGGASGMVEMTNAENGAGDSARAEQILSDAGLSHRAGEMVMVSSAEPDGWRTAARELATALGKTGEVTGLQAPVAAGNGKDALVTFEMKGDAATASDRVQPVLDAVEEVQKGQPGVTVHQFGDASAGKWLGDLLSDDFKKAEFTAVPLALGILLVAFGAVVAALLPVGLALTACLAAFGLLSLASHQLHLFQTTYSVMFLMGFAVGVDYCLFYLRRERDERAAGRDAETALRIAAATSGRSVLVSGLTVMVAMAGMFLSGLLLFKGFAVATIIVVFIAMMGSVTVLPALLSWLGDRIDAGRVPLLNRRGKRGAKKQSGRFAGKLLRPVLARPKFFAALSVVVLLVLAAPALGMKTEELGLEKQFGSQSELAIAYRDISASFPGGPAPAQVVVEADDIEAPAVRKALGDFDKVTVHRAQNVAEIEIPMPHGKADLSELREHRLPAAFDGTGARAYVTGETAGSVDFTAQLKSGIVPVFLFIAAVTFLVMLFCFRSYVIAVTAILLNLLSVAAAYGVMVAVFQHGWGASLIGSEGVGAIESWMPLFVLVVLFGLSMDYHVFVVSRIREAHGRGLSTPAAIDEGIRRTAGAVTGAAVIMVAVFAVFGTLSMQDMQQMGVGLAVAVLLDATIVRMVLLPSVMALLGERNWRTPRGLSRLPALDHSEPEPEHGPAVGPVATGQRG; translated from the coding sequence ATGAGGCGCAATCTCGCGGCACGTATCGGTGTGTGGAGCGCACACCACCGAAAGACGGCCATTCTCGGCTGGCTGCTCTTCGTCGTGCTCGCCGCGGGCATCGGCGGTGCGTCGGGCATGGTCGAGATGACCAACGCGGAGAACGGTGCGGGCGACTCGGCACGGGCCGAGCAGATCCTCTCGGACGCCGGTCTCAGCCACCGGGCGGGCGAGATGGTCATGGTGTCGTCGGCCGAACCCGACGGCTGGCGGACCGCGGCGCGGGAGCTGGCCACCGCCCTCGGGAAGACCGGTGAGGTGACGGGCCTCCAGGCTCCGGTCGCCGCCGGGAACGGCAAGGACGCGCTGGTCACCTTCGAGATGAAGGGGGACGCCGCCACCGCGTCCGACCGGGTGCAGCCCGTCCTGGACGCCGTCGAGGAGGTCCAGAAGGGGCAGCCGGGCGTCACGGTCCACCAGTTCGGCGACGCCAGCGCCGGGAAGTGGCTCGGTGACCTGCTCTCCGACGACTTCAAGAAGGCCGAGTTCACCGCCGTACCGCTGGCCCTCGGCATCCTGCTGGTCGCCTTCGGCGCCGTCGTCGCGGCCCTGCTGCCCGTCGGCCTCGCCCTGACCGCCTGCCTGGCCGCCTTCGGTCTGCTGTCGCTCGCCAGCCACCAGCTGCACCTCTTCCAGACCACGTACTCCGTGATGTTCCTGATGGGCTTCGCCGTCGGCGTCGACTACTGCCTCTTCTACCTGCGGCGCGAGCGGGACGAGCGGGCGGCGGGGCGTGACGCCGAGACGGCGCTGCGGATCGCGGCGGCGACCAGCGGCCGGTCCGTCCTGGTCTCCGGGCTGACCGTCATGGTCGCCATGGCCGGCATGTTCCTGTCCGGACTGCTCCTCTTCAAGGGCTTCGCCGTCGCCACGATCATCGTGGTCTTCATCGCCATGATGGGCTCCGTGACGGTGCTGCCGGCCCTGCTGTCCTGGCTGGGTGACCGGATCGACGCCGGACGCGTGCCGCTGCTCAACCGGCGCGGCAAGCGGGGCGCGAAGAAGCAGAGCGGCCGGTTCGCCGGAAAGCTGCTGCGGCCCGTGCTGGCCAGGCCGAAGTTCTTCGCCGCCCTCTCGGTCGTCGTACTGCTCGTGCTCGCCGCGCCCGCCCTCGGCATGAAGACCGAGGAGCTCGGTCTGGAGAAACAGTTCGGCTCCCAGTCCGAACTGGCCATCGCCTACCGCGACATCAGCGCGTCCTTCCCCGGCGGCCCCGCCCCGGCCCAGGTGGTCGTCGAGGCCGACGACATCGAGGCCCCCGCCGTACGCAAGGCGCTCGGCGACTTCGACAAGGTGACCGTCCACCGGGCGCAGAACGTCGCGGAGATCGAGATCCCGATGCCGCACGGGAAGGCCGATCTGAGCGAACTGCGCGAGCACCGGCTGCCGGCCGCGTTCGACGGGACGGGCGCCCGCGCCTATGTGACGGGCGAGACGGCCGGGTCCGTGGACTTCACCGCCCAGCTGAAGAGCGGCATCGTGCCCGTCTTCCTCTTCATCGCCGCGGTGACCTTCCTGGTGATGCTGTTCTGCTTCCGCAGCTATGTCATCGCCGTGACCGCGATCCTGCTCAACCTGCTCTCGGTGGCCGCCGCCTACGGAGTGATGGTCGCCGTCTTCCAGCACGGCTGGGGCGCCTCGCTGATCGGATCGGAGGGCGTGGGCGCCATCGAGTCCTGGATGCCGCTCTTCGTGCTGGTCGTCCTGTTCGGGCTCTCGATGGACTACCACGTCTTCGTGGTCTCCCGGATCCGTGAGGCCCACGGCCGAGGCCTGTCCACCCCGGCCGCGATCGACGAGGGCATCCGCCGGACGGCGGGCGCGGTGACCGGCGCGGCCGTGATCATGGTGGCGGTGTTCGCGGTCTTCGGGACGCTGTCCATGCAGGACATGCAGCAGATGGGCGTCGGCCTGGCCGTCGCGGTCCTGCTGGACGCGACGATCGTCCGGATGGTGCTGCTGCCCTCCGTGATGGCGCTGCTCGGTGAACGCAACTGGCGGACCCCGCGCGGACTGTCCCGGCTGCCCGCCCTGGACCACAGCGAGCCGGAGCCGGAGCACGGCCCGGCGGTCGGCCCGGTGGCGACGGGACAGCGCGGCTGA
- a CDS encoding NAD(P)-dependent oxidoreductase, translating into MTPHENARRHSGTVLVTGACGGLGTAVTADLARAGYRVVGADRTAPAGPDASARLAAFVTGDLNDPAVVRAAFDAAAGQDGEAPAAVVHLAAIPAPGIVDEYETLRSNVMTAYTVFQEAGRRGVARVVGASSAAAVGLAWADRDQSPQYVPVDEEHPDLTVDSYGLSKVMSESAAAFTTRRWHTTTVMLRFPFIGEGERLAGRLAEVAADPAANRRELWGWVHTQDAAGAVRAALTAPLTGHHVINIAAPDSSCRVPTRELLAAHHPTATVVDDIAEHGSLFATGRSRALLGFTARHGWRTSGATAAPPD; encoded by the coding sequence ATGACCCCGCACGAGAACGCACGCCGCCACTCCGGCACGGTGCTGGTCACCGGCGCCTGCGGCGGCCTGGGCACCGCGGTGACCGCGGACCTGGCCCGCGCGGGCTACCGGGTCGTCGGCGCCGACCGGACCGCCCCCGCCGGCCCGGACGCCTCCGCCCGCCTCGCCGCCTTCGTCACCGGCGACCTGAACGACCCGGCCGTCGTACGCGCCGCCTTCGACGCGGCGGCCGGGCAGGACGGGGAGGCTCCGGCGGCCGTGGTCCACCTCGCCGCGATCCCCGCACCCGGCATCGTGGACGAGTACGAGACGCTGCGCTCCAACGTCATGACCGCCTACACCGTCTTCCAGGAAGCCGGCCGCCGGGGAGTCGCCCGCGTGGTCGGCGCCTCCAGCGCCGCCGCCGTCGGACTGGCCTGGGCGGACCGGGACCAGTCTCCCCAGTACGTTCCGGTCGACGAGGAGCACCCGGATCTGACGGTCGACTCCTACGGGCTGTCGAAGGTGATGAGCGAGAGCGCGGCCGCCTTCACCACCCGGCGATGGCACACCACCACCGTCATGCTGCGCTTCCCCTTCATCGGTGAGGGCGAACGCCTGGCCGGCCGGCTGGCCGAGGTGGCGGCCGATCCCGCCGCCAACCGCCGCGAGCTGTGGGGGTGGGTGCACACACAGGACGCCGCCGGGGCGGTACGCGCCGCGCTCACCGCCCCGCTCACCGGCCACCACGTCATCAACATCGCCGCTCCCGACAGCTCCTGCCGGGTACCGACCCGTGAGCTGCTGGCCGCCCACCACCCCACCGCGACGGTCGTGGACGACATCGCCGAACACGGCTCCCTGTTCGCCACCGGCCGCTCCCGCGCACTGCTCGGCTTCACCGCCCGCCACGGCTGGCGGACCAGCGGCGCCACCGCCGCTCCCCCGGACTGA
- a CDS encoding ABC transporter substrate-binding protein, with translation MEHSPAFRQGRRRLLAAAPAMALLAAGCGRSAGAGRDRLTMWTFKQSHVKALDAAAAAFTAQTGTKVAIQAITPDDAFLTKVQAAARTNDLPDVIEVHANGDDLSFGGAGLLEDLAGTVGRSWLDKYLPQVRKDGAVTAAQYRDSLTEGSKTMGVKEGQRFSVPLTVGTFGIVYADRRRLASAGVTEPPATWEQFIDALAAVHRTDPKRGGITIGVQQPSTALEWLMQPMAFGMLGKERFQALFGSDPSKGFASADGQRVLTEYGRVTPYWMPGTAAKSIDDADLSFAQGKSAFLVGGTFTLAFLAANGADPANIMTFPVPPPARAAIPGMQLSPFALTGLSVTRTSRRKDEAMAWLRFLSQPDVAADFGRAALDVPPNLLTGADRKAVGPLLTTMLDSFGTGENAYNAGDTTYRPSLYDPGKVGAVLAGYTPLKSTGARQTGNHISSMIKSYWAEQ, from the coding sequence ATGGAACACAGCCCCGCGTTCCGGCAAGGACGCCGCCGTCTGCTCGCCGCCGCACCGGCCATGGCCCTGCTGGCCGCAGGCTGCGGCCGGTCCGCAGGCGCCGGACGTGATCGTCTGACGATGTGGACCTTCAAGCAGTCACACGTCAAGGCCCTCGACGCGGCCGCCGCCGCGTTCACGGCGCAGACCGGCACCAAGGTCGCGATCCAGGCCATCACGCCCGACGACGCCTTCCTGACCAAGGTGCAGGCCGCCGCTCGCACCAACGATCTCCCCGATGTGATCGAGGTCCACGCCAACGGCGACGACCTGTCCTTCGGGGGCGCCGGCCTCCTGGAGGACCTCGCCGGCACGGTCGGCAGGAGCTGGCTGGACAAGTACCTGCCCCAGGTGCGCAAGGACGGCGCCGTCACCGCCGCCCAGTACCGGGACTCCCTCACCGAGGGGTCCAAGACGATGGGGGTGAAGGAGGGGCAGCGGTTCAGCGTCCCCCTCACCGTCGGCACCTTCGGCATCGTCTACGCGGACCGCCGCCGCCTCGCCTCGGCCGGTGTCACCGAACCGCCCGCCACGTGGGAACAGTTCATCGACGCCCTCGCCGCGGTCCACCGGACCGACCCCAAGCGGGGCGGCATCACCATCGGGGTCCAGCAGCCGTCCACCGCGCTGGAGTGGCTCATGCAGCCCATGGCGTTCGGGATGCTCGGCAAGGAACGCTTCCAGGCCCTCTTCGGCTCCGACCCCTCCAAGGGCTTCGCCTCGGCCGACGGCCAGCGGGTCCTGACGGAGTACGGCAGGGTCACGCCGTACTGGATGCCGGGCACCGCCGCCAAGAGCATCGACGACGCGGACCTCTCCTTCGCCCAGGGCAAGTCGGCGTTCCTGGTCGGCGGGACCTTCACCCTGGCCTTCCTGGCGGCCAACGGCGCCGACCCGGCCAACATCATGACGTTCCCGGTGCCGCCCCCGGCCAGGGCCGCCATCCCCGGCATGCAGCTGTCCCCCTTCGCACTGACCGGGCTCTCGGTGACCCGCACATCGCGGCGGAAGGACGAGGCGATGGCCTGGCTGCGGTTCCTCTCGCAGCCCGATGTGGCCGCCGACTTCGGCCGCGCGGCGCTCGACGTGCCGCCCAACCTGCTCACCGGCGCGGACCGCAAGGCGGTCGGCCCGCTGCTCACCACCATGCTCGACTCGTTCGGCACCGGCGAGAACGCCTACAACGCGGGCGACACCACCTACCGCCCCAGCCTCTACGACCCGGGCAAGGTCGGCGCGGTACTGGCCGGCTACACCCCGCTGAAGTCGACGGGCGCGCGGCAGACCGGCAATCACATCAGCTCCATGATCAAGTCTTACTGGGCGGAGCAGTAG
- a CDS encoding sensor histidine kinase — MNTPHGRTRAALLAAGRGLVLSFASIVGSVTLFVLAVVSIALIPLGIGLVTTPYVLTAVRKHANQRRLLAITWSDVRIPVPYRPLPKDVRSGFTGQVERTTLMLKDPATWRDMQWMLVDMTAGYVVSIMAAALMIYPLEGFVLAAGLWRVFTDDRYWYGFVPVDSQATALAAAALGVVLFAAGVLLSERLLHAHFVIARSVLAPTHEQELALRIDRLTETRHEAVDTAATELRRIERDLHDGAQARLVAMGMNLGTIEALVEKDPAQAKKLLAMARASSAEALTELRDLVRGIHPPVLAERGLGDAVKALALRMPIGTEVEVELSGRAEAPVESAAYFAVSEILTNAAKHSGADRIWVDLHHGDHMLRISVTDNGKGGASAGSGSGLSGVERRLGTFDGIMAVSSPAGGPTMVTMEIPCELS, encoded by the coding sequence ATGAACACGCCGCACGGACGGACGAGAGCCGCACTGCTGGCCGCTGGGCGCGGGCTGGTGCTCTCGTTCGCGTCAATCGTGGGGTCGGTCACGCTGTTCGTGCTGGCGGTGGTCTCGATCGCTCTCATCCCGCTGGGCATCGGCCTGGTGACCACCCCCTACGTACTGACGGCGGTCCGCAAGCACGCCAACCAGCGACGGCTGCTGGCGATCACCTGGTCCGACGTCCGGATCCCGGTCCCCTACCGGCCGCTCCCGAAGGACGTCCGCAGCGGGTTCACCGGGCAGGTGGAGCGGACCACGCTGATGCTGAAGGACCCGGCCACCTGGCGGGACATGCAGTGGATGCTGGTCGACATGACGGCCGGCTACGTGGTGTCGATCATGGCGGCGGCGCTGATGATCTACCCGCTGGAGGGGTTCGTCCTGGCGGCGGGGCTGTGGCGGGTCTTCACGGACGACCGGTACTGGTACGGGTTCGTCCCGGTCGACAGCCAGGCCACGGCGCTGGCCGCCGCCGCGCTCGGGGTGGTCCTCTTCGCGGCCGGGGTGCTGCTGAGCGAGCGGCTCCTGCACGCGCACTTCGTGATCGCGCGCTCGGTGCTGGCCCCCACCCATGAGCAGGAGCTGGCGCTGCGCATCGACCGGCTGACCGAGACCCGGCACGAGGCGGTCGACACCGCCGCCACGGAGCTGCGGCGCATCGAGCGGGATCTGCACGACGGTGCGCAGGCCCGGCTGGTCGCCATGGGCATGAACCTGGGCACCATCGAGGCGCTCGTCGAGAAGGACCCGGCGCAGGCGAAGAAGCTCCTGGCGATGGCCCGCGCGTCGTCCGCGGAGGCGCTCACGGAGCTGCGCGACCTGGTGCGTGGCATCCACCCGCCGGTGCTGGCCGAGCGCGGGCTGGGGGACGCGGTCAAGGCACTGGCCCTGCGGATGCCGATCGGGACCGAGGTCGAGGTGGAGCTGAGCGGCCGGGCCGAGGCGCCGGTCGAGTCGGCCGCGTACTTCGCGGTCAGCGAGATCCTGACGAACGCGGCGAAGCACTCGGGCGCGGACCGGATCTGGGTGGACCTGCACCATGGCGACCACATGCTGCGGATCTCCGTGACGGACAACGGCAAGGGCGGTGCGAGCGCCGGTTCGGGCTCGGGCCTGAGCGGAGTCGAACGCCGACTCGGTACATTCGACGGCATCATGGCCGTCAGCAGCCCCGCGGGCGGTCCCACCATGGTGACCATGGAGATCCCTTGCGAGTTGTCCTAG
- a CDS encoding glycoside hydrolase family 71/99-like protein has translation MTTSRRTFLLAATAGVTATALSSTPAGAHAPSASVSGAASPAGDVVGKVTVGYQGWFAAPGDGAPINGWWHWSPDMSQAPRPGASSAKSWPDVSDYDRTYPTAMPDLNGGGAAALFSSWDQQTVDTHFRWMRENGIDTAALQRFNPFGSEGPTRDGMAQKVRGAAESNGRKFYVMYDVTNWTSMATEIKQDWSQKMSAHTSSAAYARQNGKPVVCVWGFGFSDDARPFDAPECLDVVNWFKQQGCYVIGGVPTHWRTGNEDSRPGFRDVYHAFDMLSPWMVGRIGSSGESDSFYTNVNTPDLADCAAHGIDYQPCVLPGDLQAGQRAHGDFMWRQFYNMVRLGAQGIYISMFDEYNEAHQIAKTAETAADVPAGSGILALDEDGTSCSADYYLRLTGDGGRMLKGQLALTADRPTPVRP, from the coding sequence ATGACCACATCGCGACGCACGTTCCTGCTGGCGGCGACGGCCGGTGTCACGGCCACCGCTCTGTCCTCCACGCCCGCCGGGGCCCACGCACCGAGCGCCTCGGTCTCCGGCGCGGCGAGCCCCGCCGGAGACGTGGTCGGCAAGGTCACCGTCGGCTATCAGGGCTGGTTCGCGGCGCCGGGCGACGGCGCCCCGATCAACGGCTGGTGGCACTGGAGCCCGGACATGTCGCAGGCCCCCCGCCCCGGTGCGTCCAGTGCCAAGTCCTGGCCCGACGTGAGCGATTACGACCGTACGTACCCGACGGCCATGCCCGACCTGAACGGCGGAGGGGCCGCGGCGCTGTTCTCCTCCTGGGACCAGCAGACCGTCGACACCCACTTCCGCTGGATGCGGGAGAACGGCATCGACACCGCCGCCCTGCAGCGCTTCAACCCCTTCGGCTCCGAGGGCCCCACCCGTGACGGCATGGCCCAGAAGGTGCGCGGCGCCGCCGAGAGCAACGGCCGCAAGTTCTACGTCATGTACGACGTGACCAACTGGACGTCGATGGCGACCGAGATCAAGCAGGACTGGTCGCAGAAGATGTCCGCGCACACCTCGTCCGCCGCCTACGCCCGCCAGAACGGCAAGCCGGTGGTGTGTGTCTGGGGCTTCGGCTTCAGCGACGACGCCCGGCCCTTCGACGCGCCCGAGTGCCTGGACGTCGTCAACTGGTTCAAGCAGCAGGGCTGTTACGTCATCGGAGGCGTGCCCACGCACTGGCGGACGGGGAACGAGGACTCCCGTCCCGGCTTCCGGGACGTCTACCACGCCTTCGACATGCTCTCGCCCTGGATGGTGGGCCGGATCGGCAGCTCCGGTGAGTCGGACTCCTTCTACACCAACGTCAACACCCCCGACCTGGCGGACTGCGCCGCGCACGGCATCGACTACCAGCCGTGTGTCCTGCCGGGTGATCTCCAGGCCGGGCAGCGCGCGCACGGCGACTTCATGTGGCGGCAGTTCTACAACATGGTCCGCCTGGGCGCCCAGGGCATCTACATATCGATGTTCGACGAGTACAACGAGGCGCACCAGATCGCCAAGACGGCGGAGACGGCCGCCGACGTGCCCGCCGGGTCCGGGATCCTCGCTCTCGACGAGGACGGAACCTCCTGTTCCGCGGACTACTACCTGCGGCTGACCGGTGACGGCGGGCGGATGCTCAAGGGGCAGCTGGCCCTGACCGCCGACCGCCCCACCCCGGTGCGTCCCTGA
- a CDS encoding enolase C-terminal domain-like protein — MTEQDIADPAAPGTARAAAPVLAAAPWSGSGDGTRITAVRTFLCAPQGCPYVIVRVETNQPGLYGLGCASDPQRTTAIRAVVDDYLGPLLVGRDPADVEDLHRLLLNSGYWRGGSIGHNALAGVDVALWDIKGKSAGLPLFSLLGGRVRESAEAYTHVDGADAAQIAEAVLAAADGGYRHVRVQVAVPGTDAYGTAPRDAEEAERRTRRAGSWDSLGYLRHVPPVLREVRERVGPGVELLHDVHERLTPSQARELVRAVQDADLFFLEDALAPEDAAHFAQLRAAGTVPLAVGELYAEPQAYLPLLEQRVIDFARIRIPTLGGLTPTRKLVAACELFGVRTAPHGPGDVSPVGMAANLALDISSPAFGVQEAASFTEATREVFPGAPVPRSGRLFPSEAPGLGVDFDEAAARRHPAPAPLQHDRWALLRAADGSAHRP, encoded by the coding sequence ATGACTGAACAGGACATCGCGGACCCGGCCGCTCCCGGCACCGCCCGCGCCGCCGCACCCGTACTCGCCGCCGCCCCCTGGAGCGGGTCGGGCGACGGAACCCGCATCACAGCCGTCCGGACCTTCCTGTGCGCGCCCCAGGGCTGCCCGTACGTGATCGTGCGGGTGGAGACCAACCAGCCGGGCCTCTACGGCCTCGGCTGCGCCAGCGACCCCCAGCGCACGACGGCGATCCGGGCCGTCGTCGACGACTACCTCGGACCGCTCCTGGTCGGCCGGGACCCGGCCGACGTGGAGGACCTGCACCGGCTCCTGCTGAACAGCGGCTACTGGCGCGGCGGGTCCATCGGGCACAACGCGCTGGCCGGTGTGGACGTCGCCCTGTGGGACATCAAGGGCAAGTCGGCGGGCCTGCCGCTGTTCTCCCTGCTCGGCGGGCGCGTCCGGGAGTCGGCCGAGGCGTACACCCACGTCGACGGAGCCGACGCCGCGCAGATCGCCGAAGCCGTGCTGGCCGCCGCCGATGGCGGCTACCGGCATGTGCGCGTCCAGGTCGCCGTACCCGGCACCGACGCCTACGGCACCGCACCCCGGGACGCCGAGGAGGCCGAGCGCCGCACCCGCCGCGCCGGGAGCTGGGACTCCCTGGGCTACCTGCGCCACGTGCCGCCCGTCCTGCGCGAGGTGCGCGAACGGGTCGGCCCCGGCGTGGAGCTGCTGCACGACGTGCACGAGCGCCTCACGCCCTCGCAGGCGCGCGAACTGGTGCGCGCGGTGCAGGACGCGGACCTGTTCTTCCTGGAGGACGCGCTGGCGCCCGAGGACGCCGCGCACTTCGCGCAGCTCCGCGCGGCCGGTACGGTTCCGCTCGCGGTGGGGGAGCTCTACGCCGAGCCGCAGGCGTACCTGCCGCTCCTGGAGCAGCGGGTCATCGACTTCGCGCGCATCCGCATCCCCACCCTCGGCGGGCTCACGCCCACCCGGAAACTGGTGGCCGCCTGCGAGCTGTTCGGCGTGCGCACCGCCCCGCACGGGCCGGGGGACGTCAGCCCGGTCGGCATGGCCGCCAACCTCGCGCTGGACATCAGCTCACCGGCGTTCGGCGTGCAGGAGGCGGCCTCCTTCACCGAGGCGACCCGCGAGGTCTTCCCCGGGGCCCCCGTACCGCGCTCCGGCCGTCTCTTCCCCTCCGAGGCACCGGGTCTTGGCGTCGACTTCGACGAGGCGGCCGCCCGGCGCCACCCCGCCCCCGCACCGCTCCAGCACGACCGGTGGGCCCTGCTCCGGGCGGCGGACGGCAGCGCGCACCGGCCCTGA
- a CDS encoding carbohydrate ABC transporter permease — translation MAANLTAGTDAGTPGPGSAGTARATGKGRTSPAGRPRRTARLREALWGYTFMAPALALFAVMGVYTIVYGFSLSFAQWNGFWPQWHWRGLRNYTDLLGGSPTYAPIVRTAALNTLYVMIAVPVLTVLISFPLALVLNSIRRFQGVLRSVYFLPYVTTGIAVYFAWQYILEPEGAINLLLQSVGLGSLSQPQGWLGNPDTALPTLIMVMVWSAVPVSMLLYLTGLQSLDGSLLEAAQLDGAGRVRTALHIIWPLMRPMTLVITLLNLRDALQGFQMFLIMTNGGPGDSTSVLGLETYRLAFLSELSPTLGLASALGWLLFVAALVVAFLNQRATRRTQ, via the coding sequence ATGGCAGCCAATCTCACCGCCGGCACCGACGCCGGCACCCCCGGCCCCGGCAGCGCGGGTACGGCCCGCGCCACCGGAAAGGGCCGTACATCGCCCGCGGGCAGGCCCCGCCGTACCGCCCGGCTACGGGAAGCGCTCTGGGGCTACACCTTCATGGCCCCCGCGCTCGCCCTGTTCGCCGTCATGGGCGTCTACACCATCGTGTACGGCTTCTCGCTGAGCTTCGCCCAGTGGAACGGCTTCTGGCCGCAGTGGCACTGGCGCGGACTGCGCAACTACACCGACCTGCTCGGCGGCAGCCCCACCTACGCCCCGATCGTCAGGACCGCGGCGCTCAACACGCTCTACGTCATGATCGCCGTCCCCGTGCTCACCGTGCTGATCAGCTTCCCGCTGGCGCTGGTGCTCAACTCGATCCGGCGCTTCCAGGGCGTCCTGCGCTCGGTGTACTTCCTGCCCTACGTCACCACCGGCATCGCGGTCTACTTCGCCTGGCAGTACATCCTGGAGCCCGAGGGCGCGATCAACCTGCTGCTGCAGTCGGTCGGCCTGGGGTCCCTCTCCCAGCCCCAGGGCTGGCTGGGCAATCCGGACACCGCGCTGCCCACCCTGATCATGGTGATGGTCTGGTCGGCCGTTCCGGTCTCGATGCTGCTCTACCTCACCGGCCTGCAGTCGCTGGACGGATCGCTCCTGGAGGCCGCCCAGCTCGACGGCGCCGGCCGGGTGCGCACCGCGCTCCACATCATCTGGCCGCTGATGCGCCCCATGACCCTCGTCATCACGCTGCTCAACCTGCGCGACGCGCTCCAGGGCTTCCAGATGTTCCTGATCATGACCAACGGCGGTCCGGGCGACTCGACCTCGGTCCTCGGACTGGAGACCTACCGGCTGGCCTTCCTCTCCGAGCTGTCGCCCACCCTGGGCCTGGCCAGCGCACTGGGCTGGCTGCTGTTCGTCGCGGCCCTGGTGGTCGCGTTCCTCAACCAGCGCGCCACGCGGAGGACGCAATGA